One segment of Pasteurella skyensis DNA contains the following:
- a CDS encoding CYTH domain-containing protein, whose translation MQNEIELKIMLEPHNIEEIKKWLATQPILTQHTNELINTYYDTPSLFFANQKMGLRVRQVNQHCEMTLKTKGEIVGGLHIRPEYNMNLPNDKPDFKRLDDHFNLQFSNVEDIHHSLEKVFSTDVTRTCWLIQYQNTEIEIALDQGWVKNKWGEDPICEIELELKKGELSDLMQFLNALPTLDGMYFSALSKAERGYFVGRPEKIAKKVNDLTACDSSTMTKAEKYQFEQNLADIIRILPTENAILLEQFITLSNIGILNWQQLKDYLKSQGYLKQNIRLIQQLYL comes from the coding sequence ATGCAAAACGAAATTGAATTAAAAATAATGCTTGAACCTCATAATATTGAGGAGATAAAAAAATGGTTAGCCACTCAACCTATTCTAACTCAGCACACCAACGAATTAATCAATACTTACTACGATACCCCTTCGCTCTTTTTTGCTAATCAAAAAATGGGATTACGAGTACGTCAAGTCAATCAGCACTGTGAAATGACGTTAAAAACCAAAGGAGAAATTGTAGGAGGGTTACATATTCGTCCTGAATACAATATGAATTTACCCAACGATAAACCCGATTTTAAGCGGTTAGATGATCACTTTAATTTGCAATTTTCTAATGTTGAAGATATTCATCACTCCCTTGAAAAAGTATTTAGTACTGATGTCACTCGTACCTGTTGGCTTATTCAATATCAAAACACTGAAATCGAAATCGCCTTAGATCAAGGTTGGGTAAAAAATAAATGGGGAGAAGATCCTATTTGTGAAATTGAACTAGAGCTTAAAAAGGGTGAATTAAGTGATTTAATGCAATTCTTAAATGCTCTCCCCACCCTTGATGGAATGTATTTTAGTGCATTAAGTAAGGCGGAAAGAGGTTATTTTGTAGGACGTCCTGAAAAAATTGCAAAAAAAGTAAATGATCTTACCGCTTGTGATAGCTCAACAATGACAAAAGCAGAAAAATATCAATTTGAACAAAATTTAGCAGACATTATTCGTATTCTTCCTACTGAAAATGCGATATTATTAGAACAATTTATTACGTTAAGTAATATAGGTATTTTGAATTGGCAACAACTGAAAGACTACTTAAAAAGTCAAGGTTATCTAAAACAAAATATTCGCTTAATTCAACAACTCTATTTATAA
- a CDS encoding YdgA family protein, with protein MKLSKIALSLVAVVGIAQIGGAWYTGKQVEARYGELVNLANKELKVLKAYGVNAEYKDVKIERGFFSSDINYNLVVKNYDGENYIFKGADTLHHGPFPLNRLIKGKLLPVMASDEGILYSPDSLKSVFKDGVVLTTNIDIDYNTNLNGSAKTNAAKSTDGNFEISEVEAEFDTDKNGIGDVNLALDSVAFFNGVNVKFAAKNMEYKFTSEKSEYPYLGLGDYVFNVEKFYVGDNKNKFAMNNLEMEGKGYLDKVSYSSNTKMKTDISMTKNEITQNFGEMKLNADFVGDAKMWNNAIEKMYDDPENSDYATKLFLEAISKGSSLKINDLSLKNKQGKSDIKLDLNVKPFDPDLIQSENEVINTLSKSLLDMKFSIPAFRLMIEQSELLNGETKEDAKYLADTKIKNLIAQAEDDDPFVIDNENIKMKLAIDNGKVELNNRKMSHQEIGQLEMIVIFMLMGAGFNF; from the coding sequence ATGAAATTATCAAAAATTGCCCTCTCATTAGTTGCGGTAGTTGGTATCGCACAAATAGGCGGTGCGTGGTATACAGGAAAACAAGTTGAAGCTCGTTATGGTGAACTCGTTAATCTTGCCAATAAAGAACTTAAAGTACTTAAAGCATACGGCGTTAATGCCGAGTATAAAGACGTCAAAATCGAACGTGGTTTCTTTAGCTCTGATATCAATTATAACTTAGTCGTTAAAAATTATGATGGTGAAAACTATATCTTTAAAGGTGCCGACACACTTCATCACGGTCCTTTCCCACTAAACCGTTTAATCAAAGGTAAATTATTGCCGGTTATGGCAAGTGATGAAGGCATTTTATATAGCCCAGATTCCCTCAAATCGGTATTTAAAGATGGTGTAGTGCTTACGACTAATATTGATATTGATTACAACACTAATTTAAACGGTAGTGCAAAAACGAATGCGGCTAAATCAACTGATGGAAACTTTGAAATATCAGAAGTGGAAGCAGAATTTGATACAGATAAAAATGGCATTGGAGATGTGAATTTAGCACTTGACTCTGTTGCATTTTTCAATGGAGTAAACGTAAAATTTGCGGCTAAAAATATGGAATATAAATTCACCTCAGAGAAAAGTGAATACCCATATTTAGGATTGGGAGATTATGTTTTTAATGTTGAAAAGTTTTATGTTGGAGATAATAAAAATAAATTTGCTATGAATAATCTTGAAATGGAAGGAAAAGGTTATCTTGATAAAGTATCTTACTCAAGCAACACTAAAATGAAAACAGATATTTCAATGACAAAAAATGAAATAACACAAAATTTTGGTGAAATGAAGCTAAATGCAGATTTTGTTGGAGACGCTAAAATGTGGAATAATGCCATAGAAAAAATGTATGATGATCCTGAAAATTCGGATTATGCCACAAAGTTATTTCTTGAAGCGATCTCAAAAGGTTCATCATTAAAAATTAATGATCTTTCATTGAAAAATAAACAAGGAAAAAGTGATATTAAATTGGATTTAAATGTAAAACCATTTGATCCTGATTTAATACAATCAGAAAATGAAGTTATCAATACACTGAGTAAATCATTATTGGATATGAAATTTAGCATTCCTGCCTTTCGTCTAATGATCGAACAATCAGAATTGCTGAATGGAGAAACAAAAGAAGATGCTAAATATTTAGCAGATACTAAAATTAAAAACTTAATTGCTCAAGCGGAAGATGACGATCCTTTTGTTATAGATAATGAAAATATCAAAATGAAACTAGCAATTGATAATGGCAAAGTGGAACTCAATAATAGAAAAATGTCACATCAAGAAATAGGTCAACTAGAAATGATAGTTATATTTATGTTAATGGGTGCAGGCTTTAATTTCTAA
- the ccmI gene encoding c-type cytochrome biogenesis protein CcmI has translation MSFWIIAIVITAIIGLIAFYPLFWHTAKDKGINRNKLNKAFYFNRLRELNDDEEQGLLDNSKQIKTELQQVLLQDIPEQEEAPEDKKSFGKIWGISGFLTLLILATLSYIQVGSWQQQAMLEMTYQKLPYFYERLKDETKPLDKSELQQLTIALRLKLQKEPENAQNWWKLGQIAMVQEKGQLAFDSFAQAHKFEPENVKYKLSYVRFLLFSQDKMENVKGMQLLKEILRVEHTNLEALSLLAFQYFEKENYERAMTTWIMMLRLLPKDDPKVAIIEKSILIAQQKLEQQ, from the coding sequence ATGAGTTTTTGGATAATCGCCATTGTTATCACTGCAATTATAGGATTGATTGCTTTCTATCCATTATTTTGGCATACCGCTAAAGATAAAGGTATTAATCGTAATAAACTTAACAAAGCCTTTTATTTTAATCGTTTACGAGAGTTAAATGATGATGAAGAGCAGGGGTTGTTAGATAATAGCAAGCAAATTAAAACCGAATTACAGCAAGTTTTATTACAAGATATTCCAGAGCAGGAAGAAGCTCCTGAAGATAAAAAAAGTTTTGGAAAAATTTGGGGTATTTCAGGTTTTTTAACTTTACTTATTTTAGCAACCTTAAGTTATATACAAGTTGGATCGTGGCAACAACAAGCAATGCTTGAAATGACCTATCAAAAATTGCCTTACTTTTATGAAAGGTTAAAAGACGAAACTAAACCACTGGATAAAAGTGAACTACAACAATTAACCATTGCATTACGTTTAAAATTACAAAAAGAGCCTGAAAATGCACAGAACTGGTGGAAGTTAGGGCAGATTGCAATGGTGCAGGAAAAAGGACAACTCGCTTTTGATAGCTTTGCACAAGCCCATAAATTTGAGCCTGAGAATGTAAAATATAAACTTTCTTATGTACGTTTTTTACTGTTTTCTCAGGATAAAATGGAGAATGTCAAAGGAATGCAATTATTGAAAGAAATATTAAGAGTAGAGCATACCAATCTAGAAGCATTGAGTTTATTAGCTTTTCAGTATTTTGAAAAAGAGAATTATGAAAGAGCAATGACAACCTGGATAATGATGTTACGTTTACTTCCAAAGGATGATCCTAAGGTTGCAATTATAGAAAAAAGTATCTTGATTGCTCAACAAAAATTAGAGCAACAATAG
- a CDS encoding cytochrome c-type biogenesis protein has product MKKILYLLLFCFSLSAVAAIDALDFSSPQQEEDYHSLTQELRCPQCQNNNIADSNATIAVDMRAKVFELLQEGKQKQDIIQYMVERYGHFVTYDPPVTTATAILWIAPVLLILFGLFFIFSHHSRKSKIPKIAKSNEDLTASEQQRLAALLKEKE; this is encoded by the coding sequence ATGAAAAAAATACTTTATTTACTTCTTTTTTGTTTTAGCCTGTCAGCTGTTGCGGCTATTGATGCATTAGATTTTTCCTCACCACAGCAAGAGGAAGATTATCATTCATTAACGCAGGAATTACGTTGTCCACAATGTCAAAATAATAATATTGCAGATTCCAACGCAACCATAGCTGTAGATATGCGAGCCAAAGTATTTGAGTTACTTCAAGAAGGTAAACAGAAACAAGATATTATTCAGTATATGGTGGAGCGTTATGGTCATTTTGTAACTTATGATCCGCCTGTTACAACGGCAACAGCAATCTTATGGATTGCACCAGTACTATTAATTTTATTTGGTTTATTTTTTATTTTTAGCCATCACTCAAGAAAAAGTAAAATACCAAAAATTGCAAAAAGTAATGAAGATCTGACCGCTTCCGAGCAACAACGTTTAGCCGCATTACTTAAAGAAAAGGAATAA
- a CDS encoding DsbE family thiol:disulfide interchange protein, which produces MNKKRYIPLILFLVLVIAFFVQLQHNAQGDDPRALESALIGKPVPAKELNDLFDDKIHRNELFKQGKPLLVNVWATWCPTCYAEHQYLNQLAKRGINIIGVDYKDDPKKARQWLKKLGNPYQTVIIDEKGSFGLDLGVYGAPETFIVDGKGIIHYRHTGDINSKVWQDKLQPIYNKLSEK; this is translated from the coding sequence ATGAATAAAAAACGTTATATTCCACTGATCCTTTTTTTGGTTTTAGTGATCGCATTTTTTGTACAATTACAACACAATGCTCAAGGTGATGATCCTAGGGCATTAGAAAGTGCCTTAATTGGTAAACCAGTACCAGCTAAAGAATTAAACGATCTCTTTGACGACAAAATACACAGAAATGAACTTTTTAAACAAGGTAAGCCTTTGTTAGTGAATGTGTGGGCGACGTGGTGCCCAACGTGTTATGCAGAACATCAATATTTAAATCAATTAGCTAAGCGGGGGATTAATATTATTGGCGTGGACTATAAAGATGATCCTAAAAAAGCACGACAATGGCTTAAAAAATTAGGTAATCCTTATCAAACGGTAATTATCGATGAAAAAGGCTCTTTTGGATTAGATTTAGGGGTTTATGGTGCACCTGAAACCTTTATTGTAGATGGTAAGGGGATTATTCATTATCGTCACACTGGAGATATTAATTCAAAAGTTTGGCAAGATAAATTACAACCTATTTATAATAAATTAAGTGAAAAATAA
- a CDS encoding heme lyase CcmF/NrfE family subunit → MIAELGNYTLSLSLAISLLLAIFPLWGAEKGNAQLMALARPMAYSLFLSLTLSFFALFYLFATNDFSVQYIVNNSNTNLPLEYRLSAVWGSHEGSLLLWIWLLSLWSAAVAFFSKPLPQEAVARVLGILGIVAIGFLIFVLFTSNPFDRTFPDFPVEGRELNPLLQDIGLIFHPPLLYMGYVGFSVAFAFAIASLMTGRLDTAWARWSRPWTMAAWIFLTLGIVLGSWWAYYELGWGGWWFWDPVENASLMPWLAGTGLLHSLAVTEKRGSFKAWTVLLAILAFSLCLLGTFLVRSGILVSVHSFASDPTRGLYILAYLIVVVGGSFGLYAYKGNQIRSRHNAEHYSRETALFLNNIFLMTALTVVFLGTLLPLIHKQLGLGTISVGAPFFNQMFLYIMIPFALLLGVGPLIKWRRDQFCAIRKPFIISLIIMLILGFMLPLVLQSKITATSVLGSMISVFIVLFSLYGLHQRSTHRHSFLVGITKLSRSHWGMILAHLGVAMTVWGIAFSQNYSVERDVRMNVGESVKVADYDFKLQGISEANGANYIGGKAQIDITKNGQFETTLFAEKRFYTVSKMSMTEAAIDWGFNRDLYVALGEQLSDGAWALRLYYKPFIRWIWFGGIFMVLGGLLCIFDRRYRFSTLLKEK, encoded by the coding sequence ATGATTGCTGAATTAGGTAACTATACTTTATCCCTCAGTTTAGCTATTTCATTGCTCTTAGCTATTTTTCCACTTTGGGGTGCTGAAAAAGGTAATGCTCAGTTAATGGCGTTGGCTCGTCCAATGGCATACAGTTTATTTTTAAGTTTAACTCTTTCTTTTTTTGCGTTATTTTATTTATTTGCAACCAATGATTTCTCAGTGCAATATATCGTAAACAATTCCAATACAAATTTACCTTTGGAATACCGTTTATCAGCAGTGTGGGGATCTCACGAAGGGTCACTTTTATTATGGATTTGGTTGCTTTCCCTTTGGAGTGCTGCCGTTGCCTTTTTTAGCAAACCGTTGCCACAAGAAGCGGTCGCTCGTGTATTAGGTATTTTAGGTATTGTGGCGATTGGATTTTTAATCTTTGTATTATTTACCTCTAATCCTTTTGATCGAACTTTCCCTGACTTTCCAGTAGAAGGGCGAGAACTTAATCCTTTATTACAAGATATAGGATTAATTTTTCATCCTCCATTACTCTATATGGGCTATGTGGGATTCTCTGTTGCCTTTGCCTTTGCGATTGCGTCATTGATGACAGGGCGACTTGATACCGCTTGGGCAAGATGGTCACGCCCTTGGACAATGGCTGCGTGGATTTTTCTTACATTAGGAATTGTATTAGGTTCTTGGTGGGCATATTACGAACTTGGCTGGGGCGGTTGGTGGTTCTGGGATCCTGTTGAAAATGCCTCGCTAATGCCTTGGTTGGCTGGAACAGGCTTATTACATTCCCTTGCTGTGACTGAAAAACGAGGTTCATTTAAAGCGTGGACAGTGTTATTAGCTATTTTAGCTTTTTCACTCTGTTTATTAGGTACGTTTTTAGTACGTTCAGGTATCTTAGTTTCTGTGCATAGTTTTGCCTCTGATCCTACACGTGGTTTATATATTTTAGCTTATTTAATCGTTGTTGTGGGTGGATCCTTTGGATTATACGCTTACAAAGGAAATCAAATTCGTTCTCGCCATAATGCAGAACATTATTCACGAGAAACAGCCCTATTTTTAAATAATATTTTCTTAATGACTGCATTAACAGTGGTTTTTTTAGGGACATTATTACCTTTAATTCATAAGCAATTAGGGTTGGGAACAATCTCTGTTGGTGCACCTTTCTTTAACCAAATGTTCCTCTATATTATGATTCCTTTTGCCCTATTACTAGGTGTGGGTCCTTTAATAAAATGGCGACGAGATCAGTTTTGTGCTATTCGTAAACCTTTTATTATCAGCTTAATTATTATGCTAATTTTAGGTTTTATGTTACCGCTTGTACTACAAAGTAAAATTACCGCAACATCCGTATTAGGATCAATGATATCTGTATTTATCGTGCTATTTAGTCTTTATGGACTACATCAACGATCCACCCATAGACACAGTTTCTTAGTGGGAATAACCAAATTATCTCGTTCTCATTGGGGAATGATATTGGCTCATTTAGGGGTCGCAATGACAGTATGGGGCATCGCATTTAGCCAAAATTACAGTGTTGAACGTGATGTACGAATGAATGTTGGAGAAAGTGTCAAAGTCGCTGATTATGATTTCAAATTACAAGGTATCTCAGAGGCAAACGGGGCAAACTATATCGGCGGTAAGGCTCAAATTGATATTACCAAAAATGGGCAATTTGAAACCACATTATTTGCAGAAAAACGTTTTTATACAGTCAGCAAAATGTCGATGACGGAAGCAGCCATTGATTGGGGATTTAACCGTGATTTATATGTAGCCTTAGGTGAACAACTTTCAGATGGTGCGTGGGCATTACGTTTATACTACAAACCATTTATCCGTTGGATTTGGTTTGGGGGTATATTTATGGTACTTGGCGGTTTGCTGTGTATTTTTGATCGCCGTTATCGTTTTTCAACATTGTTAAAAGAGAAGTAA
- the ccmE gene encoding cytochrome c maturation protein CcmE — MNPRRKSRLTIIIFVLVGVTIASTLMLYALRQNIDLFYTPSEVIYGKNDDVSTKPKVGQRIRVGGMVVVGSVERDNKSLKVTFELNDIGPSMTVKYDGILPDLFREGQGIVAQGVLVAPTVLEATEVLAKHDENYVPPELNDQMKKIHKPMGVSNLTRESEKDRQQLKEGN, encoded by the coding sequence ATGAACCCTAGACGTAAATCCAGACTAACCATCATTATTTTTGTATTAGTGGGCGTGACTATTGCGTCCACTTTGATGCTCTATGCACTGCGTCAAAATATTGATTTATTTTATACACCATCAGAAGTAATTTATGGTAAAAACGACGATGTTTCCACTAAACCTAAAGTAGGGCAACGTATCCGTGTGGGCGGAATGGTTGTGGTTGGTTCTGTTGAACGTGATAATAAAAGTTTAAAAGTTACCTTTGAACTGAATGATATAGGACCTTCAATGACGGTTAAATATGATGGTATCTTGCCTGATTTATTCCGTGAAGGGCAGGGAATAGTTGCTCAAGGGGTGCTTGTTGCACCAACAGTGTTAGAAGCAACAGAAGTATTAGCAAAACACGATGAAAACTATGTACCACCTGAATTAAATGACCAAATGAAAAAAATTCATAAACCTATGGGTGTGTCTAATTTAACGCGTGAAAGTGAAAAAGATCGTCAACAATTGAAAGAAGGTAATTAA
- the ccmD gene encoding heme exporter protein CcmD has translation MFFQSWSDFFNMGGYGFYVWLAYGISFVAILVLGLQSISSKKALFKEIKREQQRKQRQQTIRGSL, from the coding sequence ATGTTTTTTCAATCTTGGAGTGATTTTTTTAATATGGGAGGCTACGGTTTTTATGTCTGGCTCGCTTATGGGATTTCTTTTGTCGCAATTTTAGTTTTAGGTTTGCAAAGTATTAGCAGTAAGAAAGCACTATTTAAAGAAATAAAACGAGAACAACAGCGTAAACAACGTCAACAAACAATAAGAGGGAGCTTATGA
- a CDS encoding heme ABC transporter permease, translated as MWKWLHPYAKSETQYYLCGKFIPLFAVLSIALLGVGIVWGLAFAPADYQQGNSFRIMYIHVPSAIWSMAVYGSMAIAAVVALVWQIKQAHIAMIAMAPIGATFTFIALVTGAIWGKPMWGTWWVWDARLTAELILFFLYIGVIALYSAFQNEKVGAKAAGILSIVGVINLPIIHFSVEWWNTLHQGASITKFEKPSIATPMLIPLILCIFGFMMLYIWFTLVRYRVELVRSEKNRAWVQNLVK; from the coding sequence ATGTGGAAATGGTTACACCCTTATGCTAAATCAGAAACTCAGTATTATTTGTGTGGAAAATTTATTCCATTATTTGCAGTACTAAGTATTGCATTATTAGGCGTTGGAATTGTATGGGGGTTGGCTTTCGCTCCAGCAGATTACCAACAAGGGAATAGTTTTAGAATTATGTATATTCACGTTCCAAGTGCAATTTGGTCTATGGCTGTTTATGGTTCAATGGCAATTGCGGCTGTTGTGGCATTAGTTTGGCAAATTAAACAAGCCCATATTGCAATGATTGCAATGGCACCGATTGGAGCAACTTTTACATTTATTGCACTGGTCACAGGAGCTATTTGGGGCAAACCAATGTGGGGTACTTGGTGGGTGTGGGACGCACGTTTAACCGCAGAACTTATTTTATTTTTTCTTTATATTGGTGTAATCGCACTTTATTCAGCCTTTCAAAATGAAAAGGTAGGGGCAAAAGCAGCGGGTATTTTGAGTATTGTTGGGGTAATCAATTTACCTATTATTCACTTTTCAGTGGAATGGTGGAATACGCTACATCAGGGAGCGAGTATTACAAAATTTGAAAAACCATCCATCGCTACCCCAATGCTAATACCATTAATTTTATGTATTTTTGGTTTTATGATGCTTTATATTTGGTTTACCTTAGTACGTTACCGAGTAGAATTAGTGAGAAGTGAGAAAAATCGTGCTTGGGTACAGAATCTAGTAAAATAA
- the ccmB gene encoding heme exporter protein CcmB produces the protein MIFSQVIKRELQIAMRKQAEILNPLWFFLIVLTLFPLAVGSDPVLLSKIAAGIVWVAALLSALLSFERLFRDDFIDGSLEQLMLISQPLPIVVLAKVVAHWLLTGLPLILLSPIAALLLSLEIQVWWALVLTLLLGTPILSCIGAIGVALTVGLRKGGVLLSLLVLPLFIPVLIFSASVLDAANLQLPYHGQLAILGAFLTIAITLSPFAIATALRISLDQ, from the coding sequence ATGATATTTAGCCAAGTTATTAAAAGAGAATTACAAATTGCAATGCGAAAGCAAGCAGAAATTTTAAATCCATTATGGTTTTTTCTGATTGTTTTAACGTTGTTTCCACTCGCTGTGGGATCGGATCCCGTATTACTTTCAAAAATTGCAGCGGGGATTGTATGGGTAGCAGCATTACTTTCAGCATTGCTTTCTTTTGAGCGTTTATTTCGTGATGATTTTATAGATGGTTCGTTAGAACAACTAATGCTTATTTCTCAACCTCTACCAATAGTTGTATTGGCAAAAGTTGTTGCTCATTGGTTATTAACAGGTTTACCCTTGATTTTATTATCCCCTATTGCGGCATTATTACTCTCTTTGGAAATTCAAGTTTGGTGGGCATTGGTATTAACATTATTATTGGGAACTCCTATTTTAAGTTGTATTGGTGCAATAGGCGTAGCATTAACTGTTGGGCTAAGAAAAGGAGGCGTTTTATTAAGTTTATTAGTCCTTCCTCTTTTTATTCCAGTATTAATTTTTTCCGCCTCAGTATTAGATGCAGCAAATTTACAATTACCTTATCACGGTCAACTGGCTATTTTAGGGGCATTTTTAACAATAGCAATCACTTTATCACCTTTTGCAATTGCCACTGCATTAAGAATTAGTTTAGATCAATAA
- the ccmA gene encoding cytochrome c biogenesis heme-transporting ATPase CcmA: protein MSNNNQLKVVQLCCQRGNKRLFSHLDFCWNAGDFVQVEGHNGIGKTSLLRILVGLAQPLSGEIFWNNCKIHKNREEYHHNLLYLGHLAGIKQELTAWENLQFYQKVTDCKQGDDILWDVLQKVGLFGREDIIASQLSAGQQKRIALARLWLSNAPLWILDEPFNAIDKQGVQVLTQLFEQHTQKGGIVILTSHQAIPSEKLKILQLEEYKYQDNYDDI from the coding sequence ATGTCAAACAATAATCAATTAAAAGTTGTGCAACTTTGTTGCCAGAGAGGAAATAAACGACTATTCAGTCATTTAGATTTTTGCTGGAATGCAGGTGATTTTGTGCAAGTTGAAGGACATAATGGTATTGGAAAAACCAGCTTGTTACGTATTTTAGTTGGATTAGCTCAACCTTTAAGCGGTGAGATCTTTTGGAATAATTGCAAAATTCATAAAAATCGAGAAGAGTATCACCATAATTTACTTTATTTAGGACATCTTGCAGGAATTAAACAAGAATTAACCGCTTGGGAAAATTTACAATTTTATCAAAAAGTGACAGATTGTAAGCAAGGCGACGATATTTTGTGGGACGTTTTGCAAAAGGTTGGTCTGTTTGGGCGTGAAGACATTATTGCAAGCCAACTTTCAGCGGGGCAACAAAAACGTATTGCTTTAGCACGATTATGGTTATCTAATGCACCTTTGTGGATTTTAGATGAACCTTTTAATGCGATTGATAAACAAGGTGTTCAGGTTTTAACCCAATTATTTGAGCAACATACTCAAAAAGGGGGAATTGTAATTTTAACCAGTCATCAAGCAATTCCAAGTGAAAAATTGAAAATACTTCAATTAGAAGAGTATAAATATCAGGATAATTATGATGATATTTAG
- the tatA gene encoding twin-arginine translocase TatA/TatE family subunit: protein MGISPWQLLAIVVVVILLFGTKKLRNMGSDLGGAMKDFKKAMKDEGQEIEAKDAEFEKIVDEVKQDTVKQEKK, encoded by the coding sequence ATGGGAATTAGTCCTTGGCAGTTATTAGCAATTGTTGTTGTCGTTATATTACTTTTTGGAACAAAAAAATTAAGAAATATGGGTTCTGATCTTGGTGGAGCAATGAAAGATTTCAAAAAGGCAATGAAAGATGAAGGACAAGAAATCGAAGCTAAAGATGCAGAATTTGAAAAAATTGTAGATGAAGTTAAACAAGATACAGTAAAGCAAGAGAAAAAATAA
- the torD gene encoding molecular chaperone TorD, whose amino-acid sequence MINLAKEEKAFLCTWFGSLLSHELTEEQLKQYQRGTFEPLFELLSELLSERGFSSQVQQIKSDITQINEMPYGQLELAADFTQLFLLDGESSALPYASAYLEEEDLATNLNYMDSLLTQFGLQFNQESKEPSDHIGVYLEILNKLVTESDSEKQQDFIQNYLLIWLIPFNEKVQKVKTKTMFYQNIVAVLVAIFS is encoded by the coding sequence ATGATTAACTTAGCAAAAGAAGAAAAGGCATTTCTTTGCACGTGGTTTGGCAGTTTGCTAAGCCACGAGCTTACAGAAGAGCAGCTTAAACAATATCAGCGAGGTACGTTTGAGCCATTATTTGAATTATTATCTGAGCTGTTATCTGAACGAGGATTTTCATCACAGGTTCAACAGATTAAATCTGATATAACTCAAATCAATGAAATGCCTTATGGTCAGTTAGAGCTAGCAGCTGATTTTACGCAACTTTTCTTACTTGATGGAGAAAGTAGTGCATTGCCGTATGCTTCTGCTTATTTAGAAGAAGAGGATTTAGCAACGAACCTTAACTATATGGATTCATTGTTAACACAATTTGGATTGCAATTTAATCAAGAAAGTAAAGAACCCAGCGATCATATTGGTGTTTATTTGGAAATCTTGAATAAATTAGTGACAGAATCTGATTCTGAAAAACAGCAAGATTTTATACAAAATTATTTATTAATATGGTTAATTCCATTTAATGAAAAAGTACAAAAAGTTAAAACCAAAACAATGTTTTACCAAAATATTGTAGCGGTACTTGTTGCGATATTCAGTTAA